A stretch of DNA from Candidatus Binatia bacterium:
CCCCTACCTTGCCTGGCCGGTGACATGCACGTACGAGAGGGGCAAAATCTCCTAAGCGAGGTGGAATCCATGGTACGCGGAGCTGTGTTGTACAACTTCTTCGAGCCCCTCAAGGTCGAACAAGTGCGCTTGCGCGATCCTCGGCCCGACGAGGTCGTGGTGAAAATGGCCGCCAGCGGCGTGTGTCACTCGGATCTGTCCGTCCAGCAAGCAAAGTTGCCGTTTCCGCCGCCGGTCATTTTGGGACACGAGGGCGCTGGGGTCGTCGAAGAAGTCGGTAAGGACGTAGTGGGTTTGAAGCCCGGCGATCATGTCGTCCTGGCGTGGGTCCAAAGCTGCGGTCGCTGCGCCTACTGCATCGACGGTGAAGAGCACCTGTGCGATGCAGCCATCAAGGCCATGATGGCGGGCGAGGAGACCGCATTCGAAAAGGACGGTACAGCCATTTCGCGCATGGCCGGTGTGGCCTCGTTTGCCGAGCGCACATTGGTACGTGCGTCTGCCTGCATCAAGATCCCCGAAGATGTGCCCCTCGATCGCGCATGTCTCGTAGGATGCGGCGTCATGACAGGGGTAGGTGCCGTAACCAACACGGCTAAGGTCCGGCCTGGGCAAACGGTTGCCGTGTTTGGTTGCGGTGGTGTCGGGCTGAACGTCATTCAGGGGGCGGTGTTGTGCGGTGCCGCGCGCATCATTGCGGTGGACCTCGTGGACAAAAAGCTCCAGTGGGCACGCGAGTTTGGAGCAACCGACACGATCAACGCCAAACAAACGAGCGATGTACCCGACGCGATTCGTTCTCTGACGGATGGGCGAGGGGCAGACTATGCGTTCGAAGTCATCGGCATGCCGGATGTGATTCTGCAGGCGTTTTTGTCGGTGCGGAGGGGAGGAAAAGTCGTAGTGGTGGGCGTGCCCGGTTTCGATCAAACCGTCAACCTTCCGGCATCGGCCATTCCCCTCGAAGAGAAATCGGTCCTAGGATCTTTGTACGGCTCCGCCCACATGCGTCGCGACATGCCCAAACTGCTCGATCTCTATATGCAACAGCGGCTCAAGCTCGACGAACTCATCTCGCGCCGGATCTCGCTCGACCAAGTCAACGAAGCCTTCGCGGCCATGGAGTCGGGAGAGGTCGCCCGCAGCGTGATTGTGTATTCGTAGGCGCCTGCGATTGTTCCACTCGTTGTCAGGCGCGACGCTCGTGCAAGAAGGGAGAGGAACGTGGCAGCGTGGTCCGAAGACCGCATCCCGATTCTGGTTGGCGGCGGCCAGGTTACGCAGCGCGACGTCGAGCCGGCCGAGGCGCTGGAGCCTTTGCGCCTCATGGCCACAGCCGCGGAGCGTGCTGCGGACGATGCATGGGTGCGCATCGAGGCACTGGCGGAGCTCGACCTCGTCGCGGTAGTGAACATTCTCGGGTGGTCGTATGCGAACCCACCGGGTGCTTTGGCCGCGCACTTTCAGGCTAGCCCCCGTCAACTCTGGTATTCCACGCTCGGAGGAAACACGCCGCAGTGGCTGGTCAATGAAATCGCGGCGCGCATTGCGGCGGGCGAGGTCCGCTTTGCGCTGCTCGCGGGCGCAGAAGCCTTAGCCACGCAGCAAAGGGCCCGGCGAGCGAAGGTTCCTTTGCAGTGGTCCACCGGAGAGGCGCCGAGCCAGCCGAACTACACGCTGGTGGGGTCGAACCGCCCGGGGGCGAACGACGTGGAGATGAGCCACGGGATGACCCTTCCGGTGGTCGTGTATCCCTTGTTCGAAAATGCGTTGCGCGTGCACTACGGACATTCGCTGGAGGAACACCGCCGTTACCTCGGCGAGTTTTGCGCGCGGATGGCCGCAGTTGCGGCAACCCACCCGAACGCGTGGTTCCCGGTGCGCCGTTCCGCCGAAGAAATTGCCACTCCGAGCAAAGAGAATCGCTTGGTGTCGTACCCGTACACCAAGTACATGAATGCCATCATGGAAGTGGATCAAGGTGCTGCCCTGCTGCTCACCTCGGTTGCCTGCGCCAAGAAACTCGGAATTCCACCCGAACGGTGGGTGTATCTCTGCGGCTGCGCCGACACGCAAGACCATTGGTTTGTTTCCGAGCGAGTGAATTATTGGTCCTCCCCGGCCATTCGGGTCGCCACACGAGAGGCGCTTCGGATGGCAGGGTGGACGGTGCACGATATCGACTTTTTCGACCTGTACAGTTGTTTTCCCTGCGCGGTGCAAATTGGCCGCGATGCTCTCGGCATACCCAAAGAGGATGGGCGCGCGCTGACGGTCACCGGTGGCCTGCCGTACTTTGGCGGACCAGGGAACAACTACGTCACGCATTCCATTGCAACCATGTTGGGCGTACTTCGCCGTCACCCAGGGAAACGTGGCTTAGTGACCGGCCTCGGCTGGTACATCACCAAGCACAGCGTGGGGGTGTACAGCACGGAAGCACCGCCACGACCGTTCGTGCGTCGCGATCCTTCCGAGTACCAGCAGGAAATCGACTGCATGGCGCGGCCAGAGGTGGTGCTGCGCCCGCGTGGCCGAGGCAAAGTGGAAACATATACGATCGTGCACGATCGCGACGGCACGCCGGTGCGGGGCGTCGTCATTGGCCGCTTGCCCGACGGGCACCGCTTTTTGGCCAACCTGCGCTCCGACCCCAAGGAGCTCGCGCTTTGGGAAGAGCGGGAGCTGATCGGAGTCGAGGGAGAAGTTCGCGCCGAGGACCCTGTGAACGTGTTCCTTCCGGATTGAAAACCAAGTACAGTGACGCAAGCGATGCCAGCGAAAGTGCTCCTTTGCAGCCCATCCGCAACGACCCGAGCGCCGCTCGACTTCTGGCGCGGGTACGGAGCATAGAAGGGAGCTCGTATGGACTTTTACTTCTTTCATCTAATGCCGTGGCCGCATTTGCCGCCGGATTACAATGGTCCAGCTTGGATTCGCTGCCCGAACAGCTTGTACGACCCCGAGCGCGGGGTGGGGATTTACAACCGATACATAGACGAGCTCGTGTACGCTGAAGAACTCGGCTTTGACGGGGTGTGCGTCAACGAGCACCACGCCAACGCATACGGGAACATGCCGTCGCCAAACCTGATCGGCTCCATCCTCGCGCGCCAAACTCGGAAGTGCAAAATCGCCATCGTCGGCAACGCCTTGCCTTTGTACCATCCGCCCGTTCGCGTGGCCGAAGAGTTCGCCATGATCGACGTGATTTCCGGCGGCCGGTTGATCGCGGGAATGGTGGTGGGCGGAGGGCCGGAGTACTACTCCAACGGCCTCAACCCGGCCCAAGCACGCGAGCGCTTTTACGAAGCCCACGATCTCATCGTGCAGTCGTGGACCCGCCCGGGACCGTTTGTGTTCAACGGCAAGTACTACAAACTGCGCTACGTCAACCCTTGGCCGCGCCCGTTGCAAAAGCCCCATCCGCCCATTTGGATTCCAGGAGCGGGTAGCCTCGAAACGATGGAGTTCGTGGCCCGGCGCCGTTACGCGTATATGGGGATTCCGTACTTCCACCGCCGCGTGTTCGAGCGCAACTTTAATTTTTTCCGCGAAGCCTGCGAAAAAGAAGGGTACCGCGCTCGCCCCGAGCAGATGGGTTGGCTTTGCCCCATTTACGTAGCCGAAACGGACGAGGCCGCGCGCCGCGAGTACGAGCCGCACTTTTGGTACTTCGCCAAGCGGCTGCTTCCAGGCATTGAAACCAGTCCGCCCGGGTACACCTCGGCCCGCTCGGCGGTGAAGCTCATCACTGCACGGAACGACTTCTTGCTGTTCGTAGACACATGGGAACAAGTCGTCGAGGGGCGCTACGCCATCGTCGGCAGCCCGGACACCGTGCTCGAACAGATGCAAGAGATGATCGCGAGCCTCGGCGTCGGCAATGTGCTGGCGTTGCTCCAGGTGGGCACTCTCCCGGCCGATCTGACTCGCCGGAACATGGAGCTGTTTGCTCGCGAAGTGATGCCTCGCTTGCAGGCTTGGGATCAGCAACGCCGATCCCGAGCCGCGTAAATTTGGAGGGAAGGGCCGTGACGGAAACGATCCACATCGGCGGAGAAACTGTGGAGTTTCGGCGCCAGGGGAGTGGTCCGCCACTACTGTACTTGCACGGCGGCATCGGAGATACGGACTGGCTCCCGGTGTTCGACGAGTGGGCCCGCCACTGCACGGTGATCCAAACACTCCACCCAGGGTTTGGCGGCTCTACCGGCGGCGAAAAGCTCGACGGCATCGAAGACTTGGTGTTTCACTACCTCGACGTTATCGAGTCGCTCGGCCTCGGAACGGAGCCCATCTCGATCGTCGGCGCTTCCTTCGGCGGCTGGATCGCCGCCGAACTCGCCGCACGCTATCCCGCAATAGTGGGGCGATTGGTTTTGGTCGGGCCGGCGGGGCTCTGGCTAGACGAACACCCTCCCGAGGAACTGTTCGGGCGCGAGCCGCGCGACCTGGCGGCCTTACTGTTCCACAATCTCGACCACCCCATCGCCGCCATGATGGCGCAAGTGTCGGACATTGCCTCGCTTCCCGAGGAGATCATCCTCCAGCAGTTCAAGGCCATGGAGGCGCTCGCCCGTGTCGCCTGGAACCCGTATTTCCACGACCCGAAGCTCGAGCGTTTGCTTGCGCGCGTGCAAGCGCGTACGGCAATCGTTTGGGGCGCCGAGGACCGTTTTTTTCCTCCCCTGTACGGCCAGCGCTTTGCCGCAGCGATCCCCGGCGCGTCGTTGCACGTCGTCCCGGATGCGGGCCACCTGGTCATGCTGGAGCGCCCGGAAGCGGTCAGCACTCGACTGTTCGCCATGCTTGCGTAAACGGTCACTGGCGCTCGGCCGGGCGGATCGCACGCAATGCGGTGACACACCCGGCGCTGAACGCCAACAGCCCGACTGTGGAATACATGGCGCGGTAGCCAAAGTGCTCCGCCAAGGCTCCCAGAACTGGGTTACTGATGGAATGCCCGAGGTCGAACATCGCCGTGAACCAACTCACGGCTCGGCCCCGCCGCCCGCCTGCAAGATCGATCACCAGCGCAGCCAGTATCGGAAAGGCATACCCGTGCCCCGCTCCGGCCAGTGCACCTACGACGTGAAGCCAAGTACGATCGGCTGCCCGAGGCAGGAGAAACAGAGCGCTGCCGTACACCACGAAGGCGAAAGCGAGCATCGGGTAGCGACCGATACGGTCCGGCAAATGCCCGCTGACAATCCGAACGAAAACGGCCATACCCGCGTAGGCAAAAAAGATCGTGCCCGCCGGTGCTCGACCGGCGGCGGTGACGTACGGGGCGAGGAACGTGAAGACACTGGCCTCGGCAGCGCCAAACAATAGAGTGAGCACCATCAGCAGCCAAAAGGCCGCCGGAATAGGTGGCGAGGAGCGATCTTCTCGCCCCAGCCGTTCGCGCGGGAACGTCGTGCGGTCCTCCAGTTGCGCAATGATCAGGAGGCAAACGGCCGCAAGCGCAGCGGCAGCGAGGAAGTACGCCGAGAATCCCCAGCCCTGGAGCAGCCACTCGCCCAGCAAAGGACTCAGCCCGTTGCTGGCCATGCCAAAGAGCCCAAACCAGGCCAGTCCCTGTGCGCGGCGCGTAACCGGAATCACGTCGCTTGCGTACGTGACAAAACTCGTGAACATCGCCCCACCCGCTGTTGCGGTGACCGCCACGAGCACCACGCACAACACGCCGAGGCGATCCACCGCGAGATAGCCCAGGGAGGCGAGCGCATGCGCGGCGGTCGCCAGCAGCATGATCCGCATCCGTCCGAGTCGGTCGAGGAGGAAACCCATGGGCCACCGCACGGCCACTGCACATGCAGCGCCGATACCGGCGTACATCCCAATGGTCACCTCGCTGCCACCCAAAGAGCGGACGAATAACGGGAACAAAATGTACAACGCTCCCGCAAGCGAGCCGAACAGTTGCATCGCACACGCCAGCACGAAGTTCCGCGTGAGTAGGTGCTCGCGCGCAGGTGTGTCCAAGACCCGAGACGGCACTGCAGTCCAGTCGAGCGCCCGTTAGAGGAGAGCCCCACCCAGCTTCGTCACGCTGCGCGACCACCAGCTCGAACCGCCACCGGCGGTACGGGTTCCTCCCCAGAGGGCGTCGGCTCCTTGCCGGCCCAGTGAATGCGCCGGTAATCGAAGCCGACGGCGGCGGCGTGGTGGAACTTGACGATGTCGAAGTACGGGGAAAGGTCGAAGTCGCGCGGCGTAACCAACGCCGGATCTTCTTTTTCGTACAAGGCCTCGTACCGCCGGCGCCTGTACCACCGCAGCCATCCTCGCTGGGGCTTGTCCTCGGCAATGGTCACCCGCGGAACGATGGGGAAGCCCACACTGGCAAACGCACGGGCCAGCATCGTCGTACAAATGACCTCGGTGGCCTCGCCGCCATAACGCAAGGCTGCGCGCCGATAGCGCCGCGGGATCAAGCTAACCGGGAAAAAGTAGCGCGCGAGTTCCAACACGTGTCGCACGTTGTACGGCTTGCCCAGTTGAGCCGTGACTTCAGCCAGGATGCGGTCTAGGTCTTCACGCCGCAAACCGCGGGGGCGGCAAACCCGGATGTTATGGCGCGCGTACTTCACCACCGGGTGACACACGACACCGTCCTCCAGTGCTTCGATCAACAAGTAACTCGCATCCGTACCAAAACGCTGGCGCATTTCCGGAACCAACTCGGGCCGGAAGCGGCGAAGTTCGTCGCCGATGTAGAGGGCGGCGTGGGACCACGAGCTTTGAGTCAAATACCGGATGACCTGGCTAATGCGCTGATCTCCTTCCACCAGCACCACATCGCCCGGACGAAGCTGGCTGCGCAAAGCATCGATGTCATTGGGAATCCGCTGCTCGTAGGACTTCCGGGGCTTAGTCAACACACCCATCATCCACCCCACGATGCGGCGGCGCATCGGTTCCGTCAGACGTTGCCACCAGCGCATACCTCCTAGCTAGCCCCTCGAGTGCGGGTGTGGCAAGAGAAATTTGCTCGTTCTCCGGCAGGCGACCAATGTGCTCGCCCTCGCCGAGGCGAAATTTGGATCCAGGTCACGGAGGGTGTTTCGATGGAACTCGGGCGCGTAGGAATTTGGACTTTTGCCCTAGATTTGCAGCCGGGCCAAAAGGCTCGCGAGGCTGCCGCTCAAATCGAGGCCCTGGGCTACGGTGCGATTTGGATACCCGAAGCCATGGGGCGGGAGGCCATGACCAATGCGGCGCTGCTTTTGTCGGGCACGCAAAGAATTACCATTGCCACGGGCATTGCCTCGATTTGGGCTCGCGATGCTATGGCTTGTGCGGCCGCACAAAAAACGTTGTGCGAGGCTTACGGAGGCCGTTTCCTGCTCGGCCTCGGCGTGAGCCATGCCCCCATGGTGGCTGTGCGGGGGCAACGATACGACAAACCGGTGAGTGCCATGCGGCAGTACCTCGACGCGATGGATTCGGCGCCGTTCATGTCCGTGCCGCCGGCAGAGCCCCCGAAACGAGTTTTGGCCGCCCTTCATCCGAAAATGCTGGAGCTGGCGCGGGAACGCGCTCATGGTTCGCATACTTACTTCGTTCCCCCCGAACATACGGCATGGGCACGGGAGCAATTGGGACCTCACGCCATTTTGGCCGTGGAGCAAACTGCGGTGTTGGAAACCGATCCGCAGAAGGCCAGAGAAGTGGCCCGCCGTTT
This window harbors:
- a CDS encoding alcohol dehydrogenase; translated protein: MVRGAVLYNFFEPLKVEQVRLRDPRPDEVVVKMAASGVCHSDLSVQQAKLPFPPPVILGHEGAGVVEEVGKDVVGLKPGDHVVLAWVQSCGRCAYCIDGEEHLCDAAIKAMMAGEETAFEKDGTAISRMAGVASFAERTLVRASACIKIPEDVPLDRACLVGCGVMTGVGAVTNTAKVRPGQTVAVFGCGGVGLNVIQGAVLCGAARIIAVDLVDKKLQWAREFGATDTINAKQTSDVPDAIRSLTDGRGADYAFEVIGMPDVILQAFLSVRRGGKVVVVGVPGFDQTVNLPASAIPLEEKSVLGSLYGSAHMRRDMPKLLDLYMQQRLKLDELISRRISLDQVNEAFAAMESGEVARSVIVYS
- a CDS encoding acetyl-CoA acetyltransferase, coding for MAAWSEDRIPILVGGGQVTQRDVEPAEALEPLRLMATAAERAADDAWVRIEALAELDLVAVVNILGWSYANPPGALAAHFQASPRQLWYSTLGGNTPQWLVNEIAARIAAGEVRFALLAGAEALATQQRARRAKVPLQWSTGEAPSQPNYTLVGSNRPGANDVEMSHGMTLPVVVYPLFENALRVHYGHSLEEHRRYLGEFCARMAAVAATHPNAWFPVRRSAEEIATPSKENRLVSYPYTKYMNAIMEVDQGAALLLTSVACAKKLGIPPERWVYLCGCADTQDHWFVSERVNYWSSPAIRVATREALRMAGWTVHDIDFFDLYSCFPCAVQIGRDALGIPKEDGRALTVTGGLPYFGGPGNNYVTHSIATMLGVLRRHPGKRGLVTGLGWYITKHSVGVYSTEAPPRPFVRRDPSEYQQEIDCMARPEVVLRPRGRGKVETYTIVHDRDGTPVRGVVIGRLPDGHRFLANLRSDPKELALWEERELIGVEGEVRAEDPVNVFLPD
- a CDS encoding monooxygenase is translated as MDFYFFHLMPWPHLPPDYNGPAWIRCPNSLYDPERGVGIYNRYIDELVYAEELGFDGVCVNEHHANAYGNMPSPNLIGSILARQTRKCKIAIVGNALPLYHPPVRVAEEFAMIDVISGGRLIAGMVVGGGPEYYSNGLNPAQARERFYEAHDLIVQSWTRPGPFVFNGKYYKLRYVNPWPRPLQKPHPPIWIPGAGSLETMEFVARRRYAYMGIPYFHRRVFERNFNFFREACEKEGYRARPEQMGWLCPIYVAETDEAARREYEPHFWYFAKRLLPGIETSPPGYTSARSAVKLITARNDFLLFVDTWEQVVEGRYAIVGSPDTVLEQMQEMIASLGVGNVLALLQVGTLPADLTRRNMELFAREVMPRLQAWDQQRRSRAA
- a CDS encoding hydrolase, giving the protein MTETIHIGGETVEFRRQGSGPPLLYLHGGIGDTDWLPVFDEWARHCTVIQTLHPGFGGSTGGEKLDGIEDLVFHYLDVIESLGLGTEPISIVGASFGGWIAAELAARYPAIVGRLVLVGPAGLWLDEHPPEELFGREPRDLAALLFHNLDHPIAAMMAQVSDIASLPEEIILQQFKAMEALARVAWNPYFHDPKLERLLARVQARTAIVWGAEDRFFPPLYGQRFAAAIPGASLHVVPDAGHLVMLERPEAVSTRLFAMLA
- a CDS encoding MFS transporter — its product is MPSRVLDTPAREHLLTRNFVLACAMQLFGSLAGALYILFPLFVRSLGGSEVTIGMYAGIGAACAVAVRWPMGFLLDRLGRMRIMLLATAAHALASLGYLAVDRLGVLCVVLVAVTATAGGAMFTSFVTYASDVIPVTRRAQGLAWFGLFGMASNGLSPLLGEWLLQGWGFSAYFLAAAALAAVCLLIIAQLEDRTTFPRERLGREDRSSPPIPAAFWLLMVLTLLFGAAEASVFTFLAPYVTAAGRAPAGTIFFAYAGMAVFVRIVSGHLPDRIGRYPMLAFAFVVYGSALFLLPRAADRTWLHVVGALAGAGHGYAFPILAALVIDLAGGRRGRAVSWFTAMFDLGHSISNPVLGALAEHFGYRAMYSTVGLLAFSAGCVTALRAIRPAERQ
- a CDS encoding LLM class F420-dependent oxidoreductase encodes the protein MELGRVGIWTFALDLQPGQKAREAAAQIEALGYGAIWIPEAMGREAMTNAALLLSGTQRITIATGIASIWARDAMACAAAQKTLCEAYGGRFLLGLGVSHAPMVAVRGQRYDKPVSAMRQYLDAMDSAPFMSVPPAEPPKRVLAALHPKMLELARERAHGSHTYFVPPEHTAWAREQLGPHAILAVEQTAVLETDPQKAREVARRFMSVYLGLPNYVRNLERLGYSEDDIASGGSDRLVDAIVVWGDEEAIRRRVQAHLDAGASHVCVQVLDPDPRALPMPQWQRLAPALL